In Phoenix dactylifera cultivar Barhee BC4 chromosome 11, palm_55x_up_171113_PBpolish2nd_filt_p, whole genome shotgun sequence, the following are encoded in one genomic region:
- the LOC103719318 gene encoding uncharacterized protein LOC103719318 isoform X1 yields MEREARNPYYTRGSGGGVHGTGNGSSALAEPDLLLHWGNRKRLRCVKVQRKEDAATTDKAATTVRVDRRVVRVDKHSGLAPPPRRTSPTHQRTLRNSEAATAEMRGRQQSNGGLRGVASPERAVKARNGGASASSEEKKNGGAGSSSGSEGTVWPKFAIALTNKEKEEDFLVFKGSKLPQRPKKRAKFVQKTINLVSPGAWLCDLTLERYEVREKKVSKKRPRGLKAMRTLGSMDGDSD; encoded by the exons ATGGAAAGGGAGGCGAGGAATCCCTATTACACCCGCGGCTCAGGAGGAGGAGTTCATGGTACGGGCAATGGGTCGTCGGCTTTGGCCGAGCCGGACTTGCTGCTCCACTGGGGGAACCGGAAGCGGCTGAGGTGCGTCAAGGTCCAGCGGAAGGAGGACGCGGCCACCACCGACAAGGCCGCCACTACGGTTCGTGTCGACCGCCGGGTCGTCCGGGTCGACAAGCACTCTGGCTTGGCTCCTCCCCCCCGCCGCACCTCCCCGACCCATCAGCGCACCCTCAG GAATTCGGAAGCTGCGACGGCGGAGATGAGAGGGCGGCAGCAGAGCAACGGCGGGCTCCGGGGGGTGGCGTCGCCAGAGCGGGCGGTGAAGGCCAGGAACGGCGGCGCATCGGCGTcgtcggaggagaagaagaatggGGGAGCGGGCTCGTCGTCGGGGAGCGAGGGCACGGTGTGGCCCAAGTTCGCGATCGCGCTGACTAacaaagagaaggaggaggactTCCTGGTCTTCAAGGGATCCAAGCTCCCCCAGAGGCCTAAGAAGAGGGCCAAATTTGTCCAAAAGACCATTAAC CTGGTGAGCCCAGGTGCATGGCTGTGCGATCTGACTCTGGAACGGTATGAAGTCCGAGAGAAGAAGGTCTCCAAAAAG AGACCAAGAGGTTTAAAGGCAATGAGGACATTGGGGAGCATGGACGGTGACTCAGATTAG
- the LOC103719318 gene encoding uncharacterized protein LOC103719318 isoform X2: MVHNHFVLGGEGNLIFSRPQYLVTGKSYTYQGPIMEPPQSPPTPRRTRQQTRNSEAATAEMRGRQQSNGGLRGVASPERAVKARNGGASASSEEKKNGGAGSSSGSEGTVWPKFAIALTNKEKEEDFLVFKGSKLPQRPKKRAKFVQKTINLVSPGAWLCDLTLERYEVREKKVSKKRPRGLKAMRTLGSMDGDSD, from the exons ATGGTCCATAACCATTTTGTTCTGGGGGGTGAGGGTAACCTTATTTTCTCACGACCACAGTATCTCGTCACGGGTAAATCATATACATACCAGGGGCCCATCATGGAACCCCCTCAATCCCCTCCGACTCCGAGGCGAACAAGACAGCAAACTAG GAATTCGGAAGCTGCGACGGCGGAGATGAGAGGGCGGCAGCAGAGCAACGGCGGGCTCCGGGGGGTGGCGTCGCCAGAGCGGGCGGTGAAGGCCAGGAACGGCGGCGCATCGGCGTcgtcggaggagaagaagaatggGGGAGCGGGCTCGTCGTCGGGGAGCGAGGGCACGGTGTGGCCCAAGTTCGCGATCGCGCTGACTAacaaagagaaggaggaggactTCCTGGTCTTCAAGGGATCCAAGCTCCCCCAGAGGCCTAAGAAGAGGGCCAAATTTGTCCAAAAGACCATTAAC CTGGTGAGCCCAGGTGCATGGCTGTGCGATCTGACTCTGGAACGGTATGAAGTCCGAGAGAAGAAGGTCTCCAAAAAG AGACCAAGAGGTTTAAAGGCAATGAGGACATTGGGGAGCATGGACGGTGACTCAGATTAG
- the LOC103719336 gene encoding vesicle transport v-SNARE 13-like, whose translation MSEVFEGYERQYCEISASLSRKCSSAAVLDGEQKKQKVSEIKSGIDDAEALIRKMDLEARSLQPSVKAGLLAKLREYKSDLNNLKGELKRISTANPNQAAREELLESGMANTLAVSADQRGRLLMSTERLNQSSERIKESRRTMLETEDLGVSILQDLHQQRQSLLHAHSTLHGVDDNIGKSRKVLAAMSKRMDRNKWIIGGIILVLALAIILILYFKLR comes from the exons ATGAGCGAGGTGTTTGAAGGCTACGAGCGCCAGTACTGTGAGATCTCGGCATCTCTCTCCCGGAAGTGCTCATCGGCTGCTGTTCTTGATGGAG AGCAAAAGAAGCAGAAAGTTTCCGAGATTAAATCTGGAATAGATGATGCGGAAGCTTTG ATTAGGAAGATGGATCTGGAGGCAAGAAGTTTGCAGCCGAGCGTGAAGGCTGGATTGCTCGCAAAGTTGAGAGAGTACAAATCCGATCTGAATAATTTGAAGGGTGAGCTTAAGAGGATTTCGACTGCTAATCCTAATCAAGCTGCAAGAGAGGAGTTGCTGGAGTCTGGGATGGCAAATACACTAGCG GTATCTGCTGATCAAAGGGGAAGGTTATTGATGTCAACAGAGAGACTGAATCAATCTTCTGAAAGGATCAAGGAGAGTAGAAGAACTATGTTGGAGACAGAAGATCTTGGTGTCTCAATTCTTCAAGACCTCCATCAACAACGCCAGTCTCTATTGCATGCTCATAGTACA CTGCATGGGGTGGACGATAATATTGGCAAGAGCAGAAAAGTCCTAGCAGCCATGTCCAAAAGAATGGACAGGAACAAGTGGATAATTGGAGGCATTATCCTGGTTCTTGCGCTGGCTATTATTCTAATCCTGTATTTTAAGCTTCGCTAG
- the LOC103719362 gene encoding 40S ribosomal protein S30, whose translation MGKVHGSLARAGKVRGQTPKVAKQDKKKKPRGRAYKRMQYNRRFVTAVVGFGRKRGPNSSEK comes from the exons ATGG GTAAGGTTCACGGATCTCTGGCTCGTGCCGGGAAGGTGAGAGGGCAAACGCCCAAGGTCGCGAAGCaggacaagaagaagaagccccGGGGCAGGGCCTACAAGCGCATGCAGTACAACCGCCGCTTCGTCACAGCCG TTGTTGGATTCGGGAGGAAGCGGGGTCCCAACTCATCCGAGAAGTGA